The DNA window gggctgaaaatttgggtcagtggtccaaccgattgaaaaaaaaattgggctgattgtccaatcgatcataaaaaagtccaacccctccaagattcaccttgaagggtttgagggagggtgttgacaattgaaactaaaaatataacatataactgtcccacgtcgatgtcaagagaaaactgaaactagtatataagtttCATGagcctctcctcttatcaccaattggttttaggatggattTCTATCCTTTAGCAGCAGTATTTCAGTTGAAAATCATCATATTTGAATCTATTTAACATTTGATTTACTTATTTGGATGTGGCATGTGCTTTTGCTATATCTGCAATAAATTTCATCAACTGTTTTTTTATAACACTAAAAATGTCCGAAAACTATTTCTAAATTACCATACAAAAGCATTTCTTGATCGGTCAAAGACACAAATTGATACTCCATATAGTATACtaagtactagtatttaaagAATTTAAAGTTTGTGATGAGTTGGTGCAATTCTTATTCAAAACTTGGTTGTTGCATCAGTGACAACCAAACTAGCGGTTCGTTTTCacatgataaatattttatgtgtTGGGATTGGTGAAAACTTTAATTAAACACAATTTTATGGATATCATATTAATGCATGTATGAGAAAGTCAAATGTCAATTTTAAACGTGATAAACAttttactactccatattaattcttcttcttcttttaaagGGCGAGTTCGCATTATTATGCTTTTTGGAATCAATTTAATGCTACTCGGATATTTCTTATCTATGTAACAATAAAATTATGGACATATGTAAGGCACTAAACGTTATTTGGCATGACATGTTacacaaaattaataatttattcatataattaaattcacaCTCACATCTCCTCACTAAACTACAACGGTGTAGGACAAGGCCAAGTGGGTGGAGTCAAAATTATACAAATTTGAAGGATTTTGGTAACGCGTAAAATATAACCATAATTTAAGattatataaatcaaataatatcaCTCAACCAATATTTGATTACACACTTGAAAGCACGTCCGAAAATATAAACATTCTGGTTGTTTCCTTTTGCCTTCTGTAATTGCTAAGGTGCCGagataattcaaaattaattaattaattaattaattaatctgatattttcaaaaattagttttttttaaaaactaaaatcaCATACCAAAACTAATTCATACCCACTATTTATAAATTAGTCAAATATATCCGATTAAAaaactgtaaaattaaatctTATCTAACATGTTCGGATCATTAATAGCATATTAGTTTAATATTATCTATTTTGAATCAAACCATACAAATCTCATTTTAGATCATTCTAAAAGAGTCTCAGACTATGTGGGATTGGAAAACACTTATATTGAGTAGTATATTTAACTTCTACTTCCTTTATCCTATAGAAATATGTCATCCTATATCATTTTTCTTTTGTCTTATAAAAATagttagtactcccttcgttccattgtagtagagacatttctttttgacacggagattaagaaaaatatgtgtaatgtattaaataaaaaaataataaagtatgagagatgaaaaagtagagagaaaaaagtaagaaagagataaaagTAATTGataagaaatgtgttgactttttactaaaaaggaaataactaTACTACTGtggaatgtaccaaaatgacaaaataactctactactatggaacgggggAAGTATCTATTTATGACAATCTTTTTGTCATTCTCTTTTATTCTATAATTTTTGGGCCCACTACACACTACATaagtttaaatattttttcctCATTATCTTTTAATTTACCATTTACACATTAAAGCTCGTGTCTAATCTAAAATGATCAATTTCTATGAGATAGAGAGACTATCATTTTTACGGCCTAATAGAGATGAGTGATGATAAACaaccaaattttgtacaaccaaAATAAGGTTAATAATTTGatgaattaattatatattaaaacaataaatgTAGTAAATGGACAAGTTAAAAAGACTTATTAGCCTTTAacctcatttttttatttttatatttgaatttcctttctattgtttttaaattttgaattaaagtatgcactaattacatttatggtttccaaaaaagtaaaaaaaatatacacaaatcataaatatatgacCATAGTATTATGCATTTTCCATGTACTATATATGcatccatatattttaattaaatgcataaataaacttattttttcaaataaaatagttTTTGATTGGTTACCTAGATTTGTTGAATAAAGATAGCTCATTTCAAACTGCAGATTATATTAGGAACGCATTCGAGTCATTCTAAACCTGACTCGAATATGGTCATTCTGGTCCTGAGAGCATCCTTAACGTCGCGGGCCGGACAGCACCTGGGTCCCGGCCCGCGGCCCCCGCATGATGGAGGTGATGAATttgcggcccaggccggtcccggggacTCAGTCGCAGCCCAGGGACGCGCCCGGGGTCTGGCCTGCATGTGTTAAACTATGCCGTGCCGCACGAGATGAGTCCCGGCCTGGCGTTGGATATCTtccgggccgggccgcaagtccccaacatttgatattttttcgTTTTACTGcctatatatactccatttgtgcaccattttttccacactttctCAATTTCAATCCTCTTGTATTACAATATTTTCGGCTTCTATGGATTAGTTTAACAGCGATCAACGAAAGATGGACGATTTTGTCAACTCCAACAACTGGTACGTGCCGCCGTCGCCCGACCCTAATACAACGCCTAGTCCGAGGTTGCCTACCAACATGGAAATAACATCGCCAGTTAGCACTGATGAGTACGAAATCAGCGACATCCCCCGCTGTAGggaggggcaagggcaaggttGTGGATGATGAGGGGCCGAAGAAGTATAGTCCGCAGGAGACATTGTGGCTGGCCATGAACTTCATCGACGTctccgaggatcctatcatcggcaaccagcagagCGTCAAAGCGTTCTGGGAACGGATTGAGGAGAAGTACAACGCTGGTCGACCCAGAGGGTCGTTCGAGCGTAGCTATGTGAAGCTACGCAAGCATTGAGGTCGGGTCCAGAAAGATGTGAACAAGTGGAATGGCAAGTGGACTAACGTagtccggatgtggccgagcgggcacaaCGAGATGGACCTCGTGGAGAAGGCCAAGGCGGATTTCTTCTCTGACGTGAAGAAGCacttcaagtacttcgacgtttggaagcttctcgagaagagcccgaagtacaccggCAGCAAGTGGGGcgccgaagagaaccaaagtttccacCGCCGGacactactcttcgagcgaaggaggtccggcgaTTGACCTCAACGTGACAAACGACGACGTCTTCCTCTCATCCCCTAGCACTCAAAGCCGTCCGATAGGAATAAAGACGGCAAAGAGGAAAGCGAAGGGGAAGGCAACTGTGAGCTACTCCGCTATTCCGCCACCGCCATCCAATCAGTCTCTGGATAAGATCACCGACTCTATGTCGGAGATGAGTATTAcctggcggatgagccagctgatgGAGTGGACATCGAGGGATACCTTGACAATGTCGGAGTTCGATCTCGAATTGCACCAAGAGATGATCGCCTATCTTCTCGCaccctttttaaaaaaatgtatgacttgtatttttattttttaggatttttaatttgttttgtctaggatttgtaattttaatttctactgaacaatgtattttcccggtttgaattggtcaacgtattgcatttacgaataaaataggttgaagttgtgaatagtgcaatttataGTTGTGGCCCGGGTTGGGGCCTGCAGGATTAGAGCAGTTGTGCTCTgggactcaaatttaggggaatgatgacgtggaggggattAGGGCCTGAATCCAGACCAGGGTTAAGGATGCTCTGAACCATGTGTCCCACTCTACCCGATCCAAGCCATATACCGGATTGTTtgcatattaatttaatattttcaattataaacccttagagcacccgcaacgtgCCGCGCGGGTGTctcgtatctcgtccctccgagacgagacggcagcgagacgcattgcagcgtcccgtctcatCCCGGTCCCGCCGAGATGCCTGTCCTACCGAGACGGCTGGCGCGCCACCTCGCCACGCGCTCGCGTGacgtggcgcgcgctggcgctaggcgtgacgcccactcgcgcgGCCCgtgagtgggcttcgtcacgctgatgcaataaatcattttttttaaatttgaatttaataaaataaataaataaaaattcaaacggtaatgttactgttttcgaccgtttttttattttttatttatttttctttttttactctataaatactcttattttatcctcattatacacacaaacacacatctattattcccaaatcatctccattgtctctccaattttcatctaacctctccaattttcatcaaaaaatgtccggcgtcggaaactctggcggcttcggtgggtttgacatcaacgcgtttggcgactgggaggcatgtacaatgtcttgggtggttccggatccggttcgtcgacgccaggcacccaaggctcgtcgacgccggcggggtaccaaccaccccattttgatgtggatgcatacgctcgtccctccgccccgaggtattcgcagggattatcctaaattagggaggattatccggatgaacccaatccggaaggaagacgaggcggtggaagctccagggcattcgacgccgtggaggaagaggaagaggcgGCCGAGGACGAGGAGAATGTAGGCCGTCATCCGTatagccgcaaggacacgatggctctgtacaacgcctggattagcgtctcgtacgatcccatcgtcgggaatcaacaatcccggaagtgcttttgggaaaaggtcattgtggcctacaacgagattaagccgaaggggttccgccgccgcacattgaagatgctccgaagtcattttgaccgagtcgagagaaaggtcaaaaaattctgcagcgtctacaagaatgaagcggctcattaacAAAGCGGAGCCACTTGAGTCGACATTCCGAGATCGactttgcgagtctatttcgacgacaacggcaaagaattcaaacatgtcgatgtttgggaggccgtcaaagacgtcgaaaggtgggtcggcggtgtccagtccagcacgggcttgACCttgaaacgcacgaagcacacgacgggtggccaatactcgtctagtgggggcggttcaggcagcgccgcacaagaggttgcctcgcaggaggttgagggcacggcagacgatgcagggggtcctcccgtgtgcgccgtcggccgcaagggaccaaggcggcgaaggcggctagagggaggaggggccgagacgaatcaagccaggcgggttcccaagggccgccctcctccctaatgtccatgtacttcaccgccatgATGGCGGACACTTCACGGACAACGCCcgcccaatatcaagcccatcatgccggcattgtgtatctggcgggacaacttggtattccgcctccattcGGTGCACCACCACCGCCTTCGACGATGATTCGCCggtggagtagtttttataatttctataaatttgtattttaaattatgtctttttttatttattttgccacgaatttaatttttaggattttaagttgtaattttattttatttaatgaagtgtgtttttattaattgaatttgttggaaataaaaataaaaaatgaaattgaatgaatatttaagggatgagatggttaagagacggataagagatggagggttgcaggtgttgtttcttaagagatggagggttgcaggtgttgtttcttagttaagagatgaagtgaaaagtATAATGGAGCTCATGAATAggtaagagatgagacggtttaATAGATACTGCCGTGGAGAGAAAGTAacataagtaaaaaaaatgtggGTCCAGAAAGTTTGTCGCACGACAGGCTGGACAGCACTAGGATTTCTACatgatattataataatatattaacgTGTGTTTGTAGTTGTACACACGAGGCCGCCATAAATACACACGCAGCTCCTTCCACTTCTCCATCATCACCACTTCCACTTCAATTCTGAATCACTCTCACTCTTTCATCTTCAATCTCGATATATCCGCCTTCTCCCCTCTCTTTCTGCATGGCTTTCACTTTTTCCGCTTACCAGGTGGCTGATCTCTGCCTCGGCAAGCCCCCTCTCCGCTCCCTCCCCTCCtccgccaccatcgccgccgccctCGCCGCCCTCAAATCCTCCCCCGACACCTTCCTCAGCGTCTGGACCTGCGACCACAATATTCCCAATCTCGATTCCACCTGCCTCTGCGTCGCCAAAATctgcatcgccgacatcatctGCTACCTCTGCAAAAAGGAGAACGCCTCCTCTCCGGCCTCCTCCCTCACCCAACCCCTATCTCTCCTCCTCCCTCACGCCGCTACCCGTGTCACTCACATCGATCCCTCCGCTAGGTAgttaaattgaatttgaatttgaattttgagcCCTAGCTTAATTTGGTACTGTTTTGCAGCTTACTGGAAGCGATTGATTTGATGATCGAAGGAGCTCAGAATCTGGTGGTGCCGATACGGAGCAGCATTGCGAGTTCGAGGAGGAAGAGATCGTCATCAACTACGATCCACAACGGCCAGGAATTCTGCTGGTTGACGCAGGAGGATGTGGTGAGGTTCCTCCTGAGCTCAATTGGCCTCTTCTCCCCCATCGCGACGCTGCCAATCGAAACCCTAGGTGTAATCACCCCCGATTTCCTCTCCGTCGAGTACAATCGCGCCGCTGCCTCCGCAATCGGAGCGATCTCGCGGTCGTTAGCGGAGCAGACGTCGGTGGCGGTGGTGGACGAGGAGGGGGGACTGATCGGGGAGATCTCCCCACTGGCGCTGTCGTGCTGCGACgagacggcggcggcggccgtGCTGACGCTCTCGGTGGGGGATCTGATGGCGTACGTGGACTGCGGCGGGCCGACGGAGGAGATGGTGAGGGCTGTGGAGGAGAAATTGAAGGGGAGGAAGCTGAAAGGGATGGTGAAGGAGATCATGGCGGCGGCAACAAGCAATGCGCGGATGGGGATGGGGAGGCGGGCGGAGGCGGTGGTGTGCCACCGCGGGAGCTCGCTGGTGGCGGTGATGATTCAGGCGATCACGTGGCGCGTGAACTACGTGTGGGTGATGGAAGACGATTGCAGCGTCGGAGGGATTGTCACCTTTGCTAACATGCTTCATGTTTTTAGGGAACATTTGGATTCTCTTAtctgattttcttttttcttttttcttttttctttttttcttttttcttttttcttttttgagtcATGATGATCAGTAAACTGAAGAGGTTATTGTGAATATGCGGCTCTCTAGTCTACCcctttttttgtattttgtattttgtattttgtattttgtattttgtattttgtattttgtttttgtttttgtttaataaatgtTTGGGATATTGGCGTTTAATAGTAGTATGAAATTCTCAAAAATTGTTTTTTCCATGAATTTTGAATATAACTTAAATAGTTATTAAATTGTTTTTCCACCAGCAGCAAAATTCAACTatatttcatttgttattacgttatactcccttcgttcgtttatagtagagtcatttttcaattttaggaATTTCCTtcgtagttgagtcatttaaatataataatttttttttctctttcttactttattctctccactttagagcattagcagtggtgACCGATCGATTACCACATCGGCTCCCACCGGCTCCCATTGTGGAGTGGGAGCCGATGAACACCTCCAATCGCCTCCCACCCAGGGCGGCTCCAGCGCCTCAGCCGATGGGTGATCGGCTTTTCATAGGCCCTGCCATCGGCTCCCATTGCGGGGAGCTGAGgccgttaaatttttatttttattttaaattaaatttcttctctTATAAATACCTCACAATCTCATTCATTTCACAGACCACATCCTTCTCTACTCACATTTTTCCCTCACTAGAATGTCTTTcaatattgtaatttttttaaaatttgctCCTTATTGTTTCTTTTTTCCAATATTGTAATACATCGAAGAATTAATTTATTCATGTATTATTACAATAAATTATTTAGACattgatataaaaaataaattaaaatagtaatgatgtggaaatgagatgAGCTCTGAGATAGGCTCTGGGGTGGGCTCTCATTGCGGGAGATAGACTCTAAAATGGGCTCCAGAGAGAGGTCACCACTGCAAGGTGCTCttatttactttttactttattctctacttttttctctttcttacttttttatctatttatttaacacactcaacatctttttttttaattctgtgCCGAAAAATTTcacctcaactatgagggaacggatGGTGTATTATAAATGAGATATGATTGCCAGTACGGCAATACTGCTAAAAATGATAGTGACGTGATTAAAAATTACTAGAAGCATGATATGGATATCTTTTTTTTAGTCATGATGATCAGTAAATTAAAGAGTggtttttattattaattttaattattttctataaatacaccaaaTTCTCTCACTTTTATTCcaatccaattaaaatataccaataattgattaaataatgtgatttgtggttGTGACGTGATTATGGCGTGTTGGACAAGCTTTTGTggctgtgaaaatatttttatggcTGTGGCGTAGCTATAACGTGACTGTTTCACACCACCATGGACATTCTAAACTGAAGAGCTTATTATGAATATGCGACTCTacccttttttttgtttttgtttttgtttttgtttatgttttttgttttaatgaataaatgtttttatttacaTCAAGTTGAGGTTTTTAAGTTGATTTTATAATGAATTTCGTAATATATGTGTTGCAATCATTAGCCAACCAAAAAAAATCTGCGAATACTTTTTGACGCTTTTTTGCACTTTCCCTTTcttgaataattttttagtGAAGAGTAGGCAGATATGTTCCTAGTAAGTCAAGATTAAGATCGAATCGTAAATCGTAGGTTTGATAATAAATTATTCTGAAAGGAGATATTATGCAAGTGGGTAGTTTAAAAGGTGCACGTTCAATATATATTCGAAATATAATCTTGCATGAGTGAGATTGGTTGGGAAGTTGGACAGTGATTGATGTAATATTCTACGATCGATATTAATTGGTCGTTAGTGAATTAATTGATAATATGAttagctaagagcatccactacgcgtcgcgccggcgtcccgcgatccgtcccggagagacgggttcgtcgcgcgacgcgttgcagctctCCGTCCCGTCCCGTCCTGTCCCACGCCCCGTCCCGCGTCCCGTGTCACCGAGACAAGCGAcgggccgtctcgccacgcgcctaggcgacgtggcgcgacccggcatcgtgcgtgacgcccactcgccggcccgagagtgggcgtcgtcacgctgacgcaatatattaattttttaaaaaaaaatcgaatttttaaaaaaatactttttatttataaaaattgtttttatatttaaaaacaatttttctaaatacaagaaattcgtaatagcccacatatatttgatgggcttgcgaatttatgaaactcattcttggttgcttctcttatataaagacaaccttgaatgttttatgttccactttcgatgtgagacaaagtcattcttggttgcttctcttttatagagacaaccttgaatattttatgttccactttcgatgtgagacaaaatcattcttggttgtttctcttttatagagacatccaagaatgattttgtcccacatcgaaagcgaaacataaaacattcaaggatgtccatataaaattgtattttaaattatgtcatttttattttttaagattttaattatattttttttaaatttttaagttgtatttttattttatgttgtaatgttattttaattttaatgaagtgtgcttgttttaattgaattgtgttgggaaaaaaataaaaaatgaaattgaatgaatagtaatttaaaggacggaataagggacggttaatgaacggagcgttgcaggtttcatcccttagttaagggatggaggaataaagtacagttaggccctcaaatagtagtttaagggacggtgggggGACAGCGTGGTGGACGCTCGAAGGATTATCTGTTGCTAGCTAAATGAATCTATTAATCAATGTATGTAGGTTTGTGTTGATGTCATTGAATTCATTATTGTACTTTCTATAGTTGGaagtataaaaataacaaaacagGAGAGTTGCACCGACTTCTACTTATTAATGTTTACCATTAATTTGGTGAACAGGAGGTTGAGAAATATAatcatgaaaatgaaaatgaaaatgaaaatgaaaatgaaaaataaaaagaatatggTATCATTAGAAAGCTCCCCCGTGGACCCCGTCTCTCATTCATGTGAAATTCATAAAACTGGATTCATACGATCCATTTGATAACAAGGattgagagaaagagagattttATTCATGAAACTTCGATCAAATTATAAAAGCTCTCAAGCTAGCTATCTATACTAACACAAGATATTTTTGATGGAGTTACTAACTTCTAACAAACTTCCTAACCAACCCGATGCTGACTAGATGGTGAGTCAGCACTCGCATGATTCACAACAACCAAACTCCACGTCCATTTTATCCCATGCATGAGCATGCAGAATCACTGTTCACTTTACTCTTCATCCATGAAGTCTTTCTTCTTGTTTCTCCATTCTTTAACTTTCACATGCCCCTTCAAGATGGATTGTAGAGGCTCTCAAAATTCATCTTGTTGAGTATAGAATGGAATGTCATTGGTCCCAAGGGCTTAGTGAAGATATCAGCAACTTGCAAGTTGTTTCTAATGTGTAAAGGCTTAATAACTCCTTCCAAGAACTTTTCCCTCACAGTGTGGCAATCTATCTCAATGTGCTTTGTCCTCTCATGGAATACTGGATTGGAGCAGATGTATATAGCTGATTGATTGTCACAGTATAGGGGTACAACCTTCTCCACTTTGATCCCAAAATCAGCAAGTAAAGCTATAGACCATACTACCTCACATGTTGCTTGTGCCATTGCTCTATACTCAGCTTCTGCTGATGATCTAGAGATAGTATTCTGCTTCTTGGCCTTCCAAGATATCAAAGAGCTCCCAAGATACAAGCAATATCCTGTCATTAATATTCTTGTGTCTTGACATgatgcccaatctgcatcagagAAGATACTGAGGTTGAGTTTGCAGTTACTTGAGTAGAATAATCCTTGGCCTAGAGATCcctttaaatatctcaaaatctTTTCTGCAGCTTCCCAATGTTCATCAGCAGGATTGGATACATATTGGGTCAATTTATGGACATCAAATGTTACATCCGGCCTAGTGATGCACAAGTA is part of the Salvia splendens isolate huo1 chromosome 6, SspV2, whole genome shotgun sequence genome and encodes:
- the LOC121806246 gene encoding CBS domain-containing protein CBSX5-like; its protein translation is MAFTFSAYQVADLCLGKPPLRSLPSSATIAAALAALKSSPDTFLSVWTCDHNIPNLDSTCLCVAKICIADIICYLCKKENASSPASSLTQPLSLLLPHAATRVTHIDPSASLLEAIDLMIEGAQNLVVPIRSSIASSRRKRSSSTTIHNGQEFCWLTQEDVVRFLLSSIGLFSPIATLPIETLGVITPDFLSVEYNRAAASAIGAISRSLAEQTSVAVVDEEGGLIGEISPLALSCCDETAAAAVLTLSVGDLMAYVDCGGPTEEMVRAVEEKLKGRKLKGMVKEIMAAATSNARMGMGRRAEAVVCHRGSSLVAVMIQAITWRVNYVWVMEDDCSVGGIVTFANMLHVFREHLDSLI